The Fulvivirga ligni genome window below encodes:
- a CDS encoding hemolysin family protein: MDVAIFVPIALTLLFSAFFSGIEIAFVSADRLHIELQGKKGYRTGKILNKFVNNSSRFIGTTLIGNTIALVIYGIFMAKLLDPIILNLLSGYFFYNEITALVLQTIASTLIVLLTAEFLPKSIFMINPNWLLSIFAFPMYAIYWVMGPIVWAIVSLSKFIFTGILGLEYSEDRPTFRLTDLDNYIKNTILSDEETNVEVDTKIFNNALEFKTIRVRECMIPRTEIIAIDIEDEIEDLKSAFIESGHSKILVYEDSIDNVIGSCHSLELFKKPKNIRDILTPILIVPETMLANELMIQFISERKSLALVVDEFGGTSGIVSIEDIIEEIFGEIQDEHDDEDWVEQMLDEHNYLLSARHEIDYLNDKYNWNLPTGDYETVGGLILSITEDLPQPGDSVSVPPFNFSIQSTNDIRIEIVKLTLDIKHTENK, translated from the coding sequence ATGGACGTTGCCATTTTTGTACCCATTGCCTTAACCCTTTTATTCTCCGCATTCTTCTCAGGAATAGAAATAGCCTTTGTTTCTGCGGATCGCCTGCACATAGAGCTGCAAGGCAAAAAAGGTTATAGAACCGGCAAGATACTTAACAAGTTTGTTAACAACTCCAGCCGTTTTATTGGCACCACACTTATCGGAAATACCATAGCTCTGGTAATCTACGGTATTTTCATGGCCAAACTTTTAGATCCGATCATACTTAATTTGCTTTCTGGCTACTTCTTTTATAATGAAATAACAGCATTGGTTTTACAGACCATTGCTTCTACGCTTATTGTGTTGCTCACAGCAGAGTTCCTGCCCAAGAGTATATTCATGATTAACCCCAACTGGCTATTATCTATTTTTGCCTTCCCCATGTATGCCATTTATTGGGTTATGGGGCCAATTGTTTGGGCTATTGTATCCTTATCAAAATTTATTTTCACGGGAATACTCGGTCTTGAATACTCGGAAGACCGCCCTACCTTCAGACTTACAGACCTCGATAATTATATTAAAAACACCATTCTTTCTGATGAAGAAACGAATGTAGAGGTAGACACCAAGATATTTAATAACGCCCTGGAGTTTAAAACTATCAGGGTGCGTGAATGTATGATCCCACGTACAGAGATCATAGCCATAGACATTGAAGATGAGATTGAAGACTTAAAATCTGCCTTCATAGAAAGTGGCCATTCAAAAATTCTGGTTTATGAAGATTCTATTGATAATGTAATTGGTTCATGCCATTCATTAGAATTATTTAAAAAACCTAAAAACATTAGAGATATCCTTACACCAATTCTCATTGTACCTGAAACCATGCTGGCTAATGAATTAATGATTCAGTTTATTAGTGAAAGAAAGAGCCTGGCCCTTGTGGTAGACGAATTTGGAGGTACCTCAGGCATAGTGAGTATAGAGGATATTATAGAAGAAATATTTGGGGAAATACAGGACGAACATGATGACGAAGACTGGGTAGAACAGATGCTAGATGAGCATAACTACCTTTTAAGCGCCAGACATGAGATTGATTACCTCAACGATAAATATAACTGGAATCTACCAACAGGTGACTATGAAACAGTGGGAGGACTGATATTATCTATAACAGAAGATCTCCCTCAGCCTGGTGATAGTGTATCCGTACCACCATTCAACTTTTCCATACAATCTACCAATGACATACGAATTGAGATCGTAAAACTTACATTGGATATTAAACATACTGAAAATAAATAA
- a CDS encoding pinensin family lanthipeptide, translating to MKSKKLKIENLKVKSFITEDLKDEAETIKGGYVTYGCTDGWAGCPVGGGGGGGGTYASCNPNAWYTHRPCDTGEPVHCSPCN from the coding sequence ATGAAAAGTAAAAAATTAAAGATTGAGAATTTAAAAGTAAAAAGTTTCATTACGGAGGACTTGAAGGACGAGGCAGAAACAATTAAAGGAGGTTATGTTACATATGGCTGCACTGATGGCTGGGCGGGATGTCCTGTAGGTGGCGGAGGCGGCGGAGGCGGCACATACGCTTCTTGTAACCCTAATGCCTGGTATACTCATCGACCTTGCGATACAGGAGAACCTGTACATTGCAGCCCATGTAATTAA
- a CDS encoding type III pantothenate kinase — MNLIVDFGNTSIKAAIFDGKNLVRTYSDISPQNLKMLNDENNLEHVIVSSVTKSEQEIKEVLERDLIYLSSSLPLPFQINYKTPQTLGLDRIAGVAGVQELFPNENALVIDMGTCITYDFIDANSVYHGGGISPGMKMRFKALHNFTAKLPLIEPEEDVELTGQSTKESILSGIIYGISAEIDGIIRMYSDKCAHLRIIICGGDAKFFENKLKAGIFAAPELVLMGLNRILLYNA; from the coding sequence GTGAATCTCATAGTTGATTTTGGTAATACTTCCATTAAAGCTGCAATTTTTGATGGAAAGAATCTTGTTCGAACATATTCTGACATTTCACCTCAAAATCTCAAAATGTTAAACGATGAAAATAATCTGGAGCATGTAATAGTTAGTAGTGTCACAAAAAGTGAACAGGAAATAAAAGAAGTCTTAGAACGTGACCTAATATATCTATCAAGCTCTTTACCCCTCCCCTTTCAAATAAACTATAAAACGCCACAAACCCTGGGGTTAGACAGAATTGCCGGTGTAGCCGGTGTACAAGAGTTATTTCCTAATGAGAATGCTTTGGTTATAGACATGGGAACCTGCATAACCTATGATTTTATAGATGCTAACTCTGTATATCACGGTGGTGGTATTTCACCAGGTATGAAAATGAGATTCAAGGCCTTGCATAATTTTACAGCCAAACTACCGTTGATAGAACCTGAAGAAGACGTTGAGCTCACCGGGCAATCTACCAAAGAGTCTATTTTAAGTGGTATAATATACGGCATTTCGGCCGAAATAGACGGAATTATTCGGATGTATAGTGACAAATGTGCACATTTGCGGATTATAATTTGCGGTGGTGACGCCAAATTCTTTGAAAACAAGCTTAAAGCAGGCATATTTGCAGCCCCTGAATTAGTACTCATGGGCTTAAACAGGATATTACTTTACAATGCATAG
- a CDS encoding HlyD family secretion protein, translating to MPNTDNIRVRSEEVQEILSHIPHWLIRWGITVIFIVLGVIIISSWFIKYPDTASARLVLTSETPPVHLVSRSAGKLRLLTEDKQTIEEDRILGVIENPASYADVMALEQHLKEIKSDVYNYNFVDKAAQLDQSLNVGSLQNIYFSFTSAVEDAKRFTSISFYENQRTALSKRMKYYEKLNAGLNDQIGLAENEIEIAESIYQDDSLLYKQRAGTKPEMNKSKSNYLASKRNKENLQSSIIQNSIQIAELRSQIDELQLKEVQEIDQFKANVIVSYERLESELIAWKQQYLLISPMPGKVSFSKFWSDNQYVQAGEEVMTVIPLSEEVIGNVSMPIMGSGKIKTGQRVNIKVDNYPSNEYGMLVGKVESIALVPRDDTYNIRISLPNGLTSNYNQTLAFKQEMQGTADIITEDKRLIERVFSQFSAILNRMD from the coding sequence ATGCCTAATACTGATAATATCAGAGTAAGAAGTGAAGAGGTTCAGGAGATATTAAGTCATATACCTCACTGGTTAATCCGTTGGGGAATTACAGTAATTTTTATTGTGTTGGGTGTAATCATCATATCTAGCTGGTTTATCAAATACCCTGATACAGCAAGTGCCAGGTTAGTACTCACCTCAGAAACACCCCCGGTTCATTTAGTATCCAGATCAGCAGGTAAGCTTCGGTTATTGACCGAGGATAAACAAACTATAGAAGAGGACAGGATCCTCGGTGTGATAGAAAATCCTGCGTCATATGCTGATGTAATGGCGCTTGAACAGCATTTGAAAGAAATTAAAAGTGATGTCTACAATTATAACTTTGTTGATAAAGCAGCTCAATTAGATCAATCTTTAAATGTTGGCTCTTTACAAAATATTTATTTTTCCTTCACTTCGGCAGTGGAAGATGCTAAAAGATTTACTTCTATTTCTTTTTATGAAAATCAAAGAACGGCGCTTAGTAAGCGAATGAAATATTATGAAAAGCTCAATGCGGGTCTTAATGATCAAATAGGATTAGCAGAGAATGAAATAGAAATAGCAGAAAGTATCTATCAAGATGATTCTTTACTTTATAAACAGCGTGCGGGTACTAAGCCCGAAATGAATAAGTCTAAATCTAACTATCTGGCCAGTAAAAGAAATAAAGAAAATTTACAGTCGTCAATTATTCAGAATAGTATCCAAATAGCAGAACTACGTTCACAAATTGATGAATTGCAATTAAAAGAAGTTCAAGAGATTGATCAGTTTAAGGCCAATGTTATAGTTAGCTACGAGCGCCTTGAAAGTGAATTAATTGCATGGAAACAACAGTATCTATTAATCAGTCCTATGCCGGGAAAGGTTTCATTCTCTAAATTTTGGAGTGATAATCAGTATGTACAGGCCGGTGAAGAGGTGATGACAGTAATTCCACTTTCAGAAGAAGTTATCGGAAATGTTTCTATGCCCATAATGGGTTCAGGTAAAATAAAGACTGGCCAGCGTGTTAATATTAAAGTAGATAACTATCCTTCAAACGAGTATGGAATGCTTGTGGGTAAAGTAGAGTCTATTGCGTTAGTGCCAAGAGATGATACCTATAATATTAGAATAAGTCTTCCTAATGGGTTAACCAGTAACTATAATCAGACGCTGGCTTTTAAGCAGGAAATGCAAGGAACAGCCGATATTATCACGGAGGATAAGAGGTTAATAGAAAGAGTATTTAGCCAGTTTTCGGCCATTCTAAATAGAATGGATTAA
- a CDS encoding peptidase domain-containing ABC transporter, translating into MRFPNYRQLDTMDCGPTCLRIVAKHYGKNYSLQSLREKSHLTREGVSLLGISDAAESIGFRTLAAKIQFDKLQEEAPTPFIAHWRQRHFIVVYGFRKNKVLVSDPAHGLVKLSKQEFLDGWLSDSEKNSEIGVVLFLEPSPSFYEADGEKVNRSGFQFLFKYLRPYKKFIVQLFLGMILGSILQLIFPFLTQSIVDVGIANQDLNFVTLILIAQLMLFFSRTAVEFIRGWILLHLGTRINISILSDFLIKLMRLPLSFFDSKMIGDLLQRIGDHSRIEAFLTSTTLNVLFSFVNLLIFGVVLAIYDLRIFWVFLIGSGFYVMWILIFMKKRRNLDYKRFDQMSINQSSLIQLITGMQEIKLHNSEKQKRWEWERIQAKLFKVSIKGLALNQYQQAGSFFINELKNILITFLAAKAVVTGEITMGMMLAIQYIIGQLNAPLNQLVSFIHTAQDAKISLERLGEIHNQEDEEDEDDKKVDIFPEDLSLKLENVQFQYKGPHSENVLDDVSFNIPEGKITAIVGASGSGKTTLIKLLLKFYEPTQGEIKLGDINLSNYGNRMWREECGAVLQDGFIFSDSIAKNIAVNDEIIDKEKLLYATRVANIQDFIKVLPLGYNTKIGSDGHGLSQGQRQRILIARAVYKNPRYLFFDEATNALDANNEKIIMKNLDEFFSGRTVIVVAHRLSTVKNADQIIVLNNGRIEESGTHNELADKKGAYYELVKNQLELGQ; encoded by the coding sequence ATGCGATTTCCAAATTACAGACAGTTAGATACCATGGACTGCGGTCCTACTTGCCTTAGAATTGTAGCTAAGCATTATGGCAAAAATTACTCCTTACAGTCATTAAGGGAGAAAAGCCATCTAACGCGCGAGGGGGTTTCTTTACTTGGTATAAGTGATGCTGCTGAGTCAATAGGGTTTCGTACACTGGCAGCTAAAATACAATTTGATAAACTTCAAGAAGAGGCTCCCACTCCATTTATAGCTCATTGGAGACAGAGGCATTTTATTGTGGTATATGGATTCCGAAAGAATAAGGTTTTGGTTTCAGATCCGGCACATGGTTTAGTGAAACTTAGTAAGCAAGAATTCCTTGATGGGTGGCTTAGTGATTCCGAAAAGAATTCGGAAATTGGTGTGGTGCTTTTTTTGGAGCCTTCACCAAGTTTTTATGAGGCGGACGGAGAAAAGGTAAATCGCTCGGGATTTCAATTCTTATTTAAATATTTAAGGCCATACAAGAAATTTATCGTCCAACTATTCTTAGGGATGATATTAGGAAGTATTCTTCAATTAATATTTCCATTTCTCACACAGTCCATTGTGGATGTTGGTATTGCCAATCAGGATTTAAATTTTGTAACTCTGATTTTAATTGCACAGCTAATGTTATTTTTTAGCCGTACAGCAGTGGAGTTTATACGAGGTTGGATCTTATTGCATTTGGGTACTAGAATCAATATTTCGATTCTTTCCGATTTTTTGATAAAACTGATGAGGTTGCCATTATCATTTTTTGATTCTAAAATGATCGGTGATCTTTTACAGCGTATAGGTGATCATAGTAGAATAGAGGCTTTTCTTACATCAACTACTTTAAATGTTCTGTTTTCATTCGTTAACCTCCTGATTTTTGGAGTAGTGCTAGCTATTTATGACTTAAGGATATTCTGGGTGTTCCTTATTGGAAGCGGCTTTTATGTTATGTGGATTTTAATATTCATGAAGAAAAGACGAAATCTTGATTATAAAAGATTTGATCAAATGTCAATTAATCAAAGCAGCCTGATACAGCTTATAACTGGCATGCAAGAGATTAAACTTCATAATAGCGAGAAACAAAAGAGATGGGAGTGGGAAAGGATACAGGCAAAATTATTCAAGGTGAGTATAAAGGGGCTAGCACTAAATCAATACCAACAGGCGGGCTCATTTTTCATTAATGAGTTAAAAAATATTTTAATAACGTTTTTGGCTGCGAAGGCAGTGGTGACCGGTGAAATTACAATGGGTATGATGCTGGCCATACAATATATCATAGGCCAGTTAAATGCGCCCTTGAATCAGCTTGTTAGTTTTATACATACAGCTCAAGATGCCAAAATTAGTCTCGAAAGGCTGGGTGAAATTCATAATCAGGAAGATGAGGAAGATGAAGATGATAAAAAGGTGGATATATTTCCTGAAGATCTTTCGCTGAAGTTGGAAAATGTTCAATTCCAGTATAAAGGTCCTCATTCTGAGAATGTCTTAGATGATGTGAGCTTTAATATACCAGAGGGCAAGATAACAGCCATTGTAGGAGCTAGTGGAAGTGGAAAAACTACTTTGATCAAGCTCCTCTTAAAGTTTTATGAGCCAACTCAAGGAGAGATCAAACTGGGAGATATTAATCTGAGCAATTATGGTAATAGAATGTGGAGAGAAGAATGTGGTGCTGTTTTACAAGATGGATTCATCTTTTCAGATTCAATAGCAAAAAACATTGCAGTGAATGATGAAATAATTGACAAAGAAAAATTGCTTTATGCCACCAGAGTTGCAAATATTCAGGATTTCATAAAAGTATTGCCTCTGGGGTATAATACTAAAATTGGTAGTGACGGTCATGGGCTAAGTCAAGGACAGCGCCAAAGAATTTTAATAGCTCGAGCCGTTTACAAAAACCCTCGCTATCTCTTCTTTGATGAAGCCACAAATGCTTTGGATGCCAATAACGAAAAAATAATAATGAAGAATTTGGACGAATTCTTCAGTGGCAGAACTGTGATAGTGGTGGCACATAGGTTAAGCACAGTAAAAAATGCTGATCAGATAATTGTTTTGAATAATGGAAGAATAGAAGAAAGCGGTACCCATAATGAGCTTGCAGATAAAAAGGGAGCATATTATGAGTTAGTAAAGAATCAATTAGAACTAGGGCAATGA
- a CDS encoding lantibiotic dehydratase, protein MKLFPRALLRIGGAPYKEWESFNFPYLTEQINRLTLLEVKREETKSVLCDDLFAFISNSESSEDQNSVQNLRRDIYNGRKLKKSKIDKALLALTPVLAGKLSEYLALIDNIKRVEKEGENIYQNENEAAKSILKRLVSSSTFQKGLLLSSKNLLDRISAYQKGKITRKKELQVESSLLQYLSRIYTKTSPFSTFTNLSQVHLDADIINKKVRVTSEAQVISHIRLNNYLFKYISDLLKQYREAYLNLLLRTNPTIQSNEDHYLYLTNSNNVESFQRMPQNPLVSHIIETVDSQEEGFKFEALITVLQSDVDAAPEELEDYINQLINYGLLEYNIGVSGIDPDWDVKLVEKLSLWGESVPFISDLIEALKSLRSLALKYEKAGVFERKEILQEAFDEIREACFKIHKAAQLPEDERKPLEELEKKWRETTLDKSQNSEGATITERDFEFKHRASTIFSFKPEQLFYEDTTRDSQITFEQGEVSELIQPFQQLLNHMRLFNSYKNEKDRMMAYFLKKYGAKEKVDVLTFYEDYFRDIKRPDKEKKEGGEMSEVASIKVRSQLIEDWRRSFTEELKKQRIGKEEVHVGLDVLRKVNELNKFSDTGGQANSYGAFLQFYYENDQLRAVLNGSFPGYGKMYSRFLHVFDEDLTGELRTFNQILQNEEAIMLENCDASYFNANLHPPLMPYEVWMPGSHNSLVEEMQIPITDFAVVYNYQIEALELIQKSTNKKLYVFDLGFQGQSGRSQLFQLLEKFTPSEQTHPYSLNNYVNQLSEAEQNDNKIKIYPRIVFEERIVLQRKTWGIPKELLPFRQPLDSDWDYFRAVNLWRKEQQIPDEVFIHVNQDRLGTNKDIDEEARKKITKDDYKPQYIDFRNPLFVNLLEKLFKKVPLNLRVVEILPGKNQMLQIDNERFVTEFVVQWYTNN, encoded by the coding sequence ATGAAGTTATTTCCGAGAGCACTATTAAGAATAGGAGGTGCTCCTTATAAAGAGTGGGAATCATTTAATTTCCCATATTTAACAGAGCAGATAAATCGGTTAACACTTTTAGAGGTTAAAAGGGAAGAAACCAAGTCTGTCTTATGTGATGATCTTTTTGCCTTCATCAGTAACAGTGAAAGTTCTGAAGATCAGAATAGTGTACAAAATCTAAGACGAGATATTTATAATGGCAGGAAGTTAAAAAAAAGCAAAATAGATAAGGCTCTATTGGCACTAACACCAGTATTAGCAGGGAAATTATCAGAATACCTCGCGCTGATAGATAATATTAAAAGAGTAGAGAAGGAAGGTGAAAATATCTATCAAAATGAAAATGAAGCAGCGAAATCGATCTTAAAGCGCCTGGTTTCTTCTTCAACTTTTCAAAAAGGACTTCTCTTATCTAGCAAGAATCTCTTAGACAGGATTTCAGCATATCAAAAGGGTAAAATTACAAGGAAAAAGGAGCTACAGGTGGAGAGTAGCTTGCTTCAGTATCTATCCAGGATTTACACTAAAACCTCTCCATTTAGCACATTTACAAATCTATCTCAGGTTCATTTAGATGCAGACATAATAAATAAAAAGGTAAGAGTAACTTCTGAAGCTCAGGTTATATCACATATAAGGTTAAATAACTACCTATTTAAATACATATCGGATCTTCTGAAACAATACAGGGAGGCCTATTTAAACTTGTTGTTGAGAACTAACCCTACAATACAGAGCAATGAGGATCATTATTTATACCTGACGAATAGCAATAATGTTGAATCCTTTCAAAGGATGCCACAAAATCCTTTAGTAAGCCACATCATTGAAACAGTTGATTCCCAGGAAGAAGGATTCAAGTTTGAGGCATTGATAACCGTCCTTCAAAGTGACGTTGATGCAGCACCTGAAGAATTGGAAGACTATATTAATCAGCTTATCAATTACGGACTTTTGGAGTATAACATTGGGGTTTCGGGCATAGACCCAGATTGGGATGTTAAGCTAGTAGAAAAACTATCGTTGTGGGGAGAGTCAGTGCCCTTTATATCAGATTTGATTGAGGCATTAAAGTCTTTGCGAAGCCTGGCCCTTAAATATGAGAAGGCTGGAGTATTTGAACGGAAAGAAATACTACAGGAAGCGTTTGACGAAATCAGAGAAGCTTGCTTTAAAATTCATAAAGCGGCCCAATTGCCCGAAGATGAAAGAAAACCATTAGAAGAACTGGAAAAAAAATGGAGAGAAACTACTCTTGATAAAAGTCAGAATAGTGAAGGTGCAACTATAACAGAGCGAGATTTCGAATTTAAGCATCGGGCTTCAACTATTTTTAGTTTTAAACCTGAACAGCTCTTTTATGAAGATACAACTCGTGATAGTCAAATAACCTTTGAACAAGGCGAGGTTTCTGAGCTGATACAACCTTTCCAACAGTTACTAAATCATATGAGGTTGTTCAACTCATATAAAAACGAGAAAGATAGAATGATGGCTTACTTTCTTAAAAAGTATGGTGCAAAGGAGAAAGTGGATGTTCTAACTTTTTATGAAGACTATTTCAGAGACATTAAAAGGCCTGATAAAGAGAAAAAAGAGGGTGGAGAAATGTCCGAAGTTGCGTCAATTAAGGTCAGAAGTCAACTTATCGAAGATTGGAGGAGGAGCTTTACTGAGGAATTAAAGAAGCAGCGAATAGGAAAGGAAGAAGTACATGTTGGTCTGGATGTTTTAAGGAAAGTAAATGAGTTAAATAAATTTTCTGACACTGGAGGTCAGGCTAATTCCTACGGTGCTTTTCTTCAGTTTTATTATGAAAATGATCAATTAAGAGCTGTGTTAAACGGTAGTTTTCCTGGCTATGGTAAAATGTACAGCAGATTTCTCCATGTCTTTGATGAAGACCTTACAGGTGAACTCAGGACATTTAATCAGATATTACAAAATGAAGAGGCAATTATGTTAGAAAACTGTGATGCCTCTTATTTCAACGCGAATTTGCATCCCCCATTAATGCCTTATGAAGTCTGGATGCCTGGTAGTCACAATTCACTGGTGGAAGAAATGCAGATCCCAATTACCGATTTCGCAGTTGTATACAATTACCAGATTGAGGCTTTAGAACTAATTCAGAAATCGACAAATAAGAAATTGTATGTCTTTGATTTAGGGTTTCAGGGGCAGAGCGGTAGGTCACAGTTATTTCAACTCTTAGAAAAATTTACACCCTCCGAACAGACTCATCCTTACAGTCTCAACAATTATGTTAATCAGCTAAGTGAAGCGGAGCAAAATGACAATAAAATAAAGATTTATCCCAGGATTGTCTTTGAAGAGCGGATAGTTCTACAAAGAAAAACCTGGGGTATTCCAAAGGAGTTACTGCCGTTTCGCCAACCTTTAGACTCCGACTGGGATTATTTTAGAGCAGTTAATTTATGGAGAAAGGAGCAGCAAATTCCTGATGAAGTTTTTATACATGTAAATCAGGATAGATTAGGCACAAATAAGGATATTGATGAAGAGGCTAGAAAGAAAATAACCAAGGATGATTATAAGCCTCAATATATTGATTTCAGAAATCCATTATTTGTGAACCTATTAGAAAAGCTTTTTAAAAAAGTGCCGCTAAATCTTCGTGTTGTTGAAATTCTCCCAGGTAAGAATCAGATGCTTCAGATTGATAATGAAAGGTTTGTTACGGAGTTTGTGGTGCAATGGTATACTAATAATTAA
- the lptC gene encoding LPS export ABC transporter periplasmic protein LptC: MKIKLYLALLLAAGLLFACGDSEKSAEQLKPYEGPMQEAEDLELFYSESATLKVKLITDKLLEYASGNREFPEGMYMEFYDENGVLTSTFKANEAVYYKEENKWRGRGDVQLKNIENKQELDTEELFWKPDEEKMFTDKFVTIKLPDQTVYGTGLDAKQDFSDYTILKPEGVFSVDNNE, translated from the coding sequence ATGAAGATAAAACTGTACTTAGCCCTTTTACTAGCAGCAGGTTTACTTTTTGCCTGCGGTGACAGTGAAAAAAGTGCCGAACAACTGAAGCCCTACGAAGGCCCTATGCAGGAAGCTGAAGACCTGGAGCTATTTTACAGCGAATCTGCCACCTTGAAAGTAAAGCTTATCACAGATAAGCTACTTGAATACGCCAGTGGAAATCGTGAGTTTCCAGAGGGCATGTATATGGAGTTTTATGATGAAAATGGCGTGCTCACCTCCACATTCAAGGCTAACGAAGCAGTTTATTATAAAGAAGAGAATAAGTGGAGAGGCCGTGGCGATGTGCAATTAAAAAATATTGAGAACAAACAAGAGCTGGACACCGAAGAATTATTCTGGAAGCCTGATGAAGAAAAGATGTTTACTGATAAATTTGTAACTATTAAACTTCCAGACCAAACCGTGTATGGTACTGGCCTGGATGCTAAGCAAGACTTCTCAGACTATACCATATTAAAGCCTGAGGGCGTATTTTCAGTAGATAACAATGAATAA